Below is a window of Myxococcaceae bacterium JPH2 DNA.
CGGCGGGAGCACCTGGAGGCCCGACTCGCGCGCCTCACCGATGTGCTTCACCACCTTGTCGGTGTTGTCCTTCTCGCTGGTGAGAAGGGCCGCCATGAACTCGCACGGGTAATGGGCCTTCAGCCACGCGGTGTGCAGCGTGACGAGTCCATAGGCCGCCGAGTGGCTCTTGTTGAAGCCGTACTCGGCGAACTTCTCCATCAGGTCGAAGATTTCGCCGGCGACTTTCAGGTCGACGTTGTTCGCCTTGCAGCCGTCGAGGAAGCCGGCCCGCTCGGCCTGCATGACCTCGGCCTTCTTCTTGCCCATGGCGCGGCGAAGCAGGTCCGCGCGGCCCAGGGTGTAGCCACCCAGGACCTGCGAGATCTGCATCACCTGCTCCTGGTACACGATGACGCCGTAGGTGTCCTTGAGCACCGGCTCCAGCGCGGGGTGCGGATACGTCACCGGCTCGCGGCCGTGCTTGCGGTTGATGAAGACGTCCACCATGCCGGAGTCGAGCGGGCCCGGGCGGTAGAGCGCGCCGGCGGCGATGACGTCTTCGAAGCAGGACGGCTTGAGCTTCATCACCATTTCGGTGAAGCCGCTCGACTCCATCTGGAACACGCCGGCCGTGTCCCCCTTCGCCATCAACTCCCACACCTTGTCGTCGGTGAGGGGAATCTCGTGGCGGAGGATCTCCTTGTTGTGATTGCGGTTCACCAGGTCCAGCGCGTGCTGAATCACGGTGAGCGTCTTGAGGCCGAGGAAGTCGAACTTCACGAGGCCCGCGGCCTCGACCTCGTCCTTGGCGAACTGGGTGATGAGGATCTTTTCGCCCGGCGGCTGATAGACGGGCACGAACTCCCAGAGCGGCTTGTCCGCGATGACCACGCCGGCCGCGTGCATGCCGGCCTGCCGGTGCAGGCCCTCCAGCGCGAGGGCGATCTCCAGCACGTCCTTGGTGGTGACGGGCTTGCCCTCCACCTCACCGATGTTGGTCGGCTTCTCCAACATCTCCTTGAGGCGCGGCTCCATCTCGATCGCCTCCTTGAGGGTGATGTTGAGCACCTCGGGGACGAGCTTCGCGATGCGGTCACCTTCGCTGAAGGGCAGGCCGAACACGCGGCACACGTCGCGCAGCACGCTCTTGGCCTTGAGCGAACCGAACGTGATGATCTGCCCCACGTTCATCTCGCCGTACTTGCGCCCCACGTACTTGATGACCTCGTCGCGCCGGTCCTGGCAGAAGTCGATATCGAAGTCCGGCATCGACACGCGCTCCGGGTTGAGGAAGCGCTCGAACAGGAGGTTGTACGGGATGGGGTCCAGGTCCGTGATGCGCAGCGCGTAGGCCACGAGCGAACCGGCGCCCGAGCCACGACCCGGCCCCACGGGGATGTTCTGCTTCTTCGCCCAGTTGATGAAGTCCTGGACGATGAGGAAGTAGCCGCTGAACCCCATCTTCTGGATGACGCCCAGCTCCAGGTTGAGGCGCGCCAGGTACGCCTCCCGGTCGATGGGGTACTTGCCGTGCAGCTCCTCGAAGCGCTCGCGCAGGCCCTGGAAGGACAGCTCCGCCATGAAGCTGTCCGGGGTGTGGCTGTCCGGGACCTTGAAGGTGGGCAGCATGGGCTTGCCCAGCTTCAGCTCCAGGTTGCACTGCTCGGCGATGCGCTGGGTGTTGTGGACCGCCTCGGGGATGTCGCGGAACGCCTCGATCATCTCCTGAGGGCTCGTGACGTAGAGCTTGTCCGTGGAGTGCTTCATGCGCTTGTTGTCCGCCAGCGTCTTGCCGCTGGCGATGCACATGAGCAGTTCGTGCGCGCGGGCATCCTCGCGCTTGATGTAGTGCGCGTCCGCGGTGGCGCACAGGGGGATGTCCAGGTCGCGCGAGAGCTGCTTGAGGTTCTCGTTCGCCTTGTCCTGCTCGGGCATCCCGTTGGACTGCACCTCCAGGAAGAAGTGCCCGGGCTCGAAGATGTCCTTGTACTCCTGGGCCGCGCGGCGCGCGTGGTCCATGTCCCCACGGAAGCACGCGCTGGTGACCTCGCCACCCAGGCACGCGGTGAGGGCGAACAGGCCCTTGCTGTGGTCCGCGAGCACCTTCTTGTCCATGCGCGGGTGGTAATAGAACCCGTCCATGTACGCGGTGGAGGACAGGTAGCGCAGGTTGGCGTAACCCTCCGCGTTCTTCGCGATGAGGATGAGGTGGTGCGCCACCTTCTCCGAGCGGTCCTCGCGCCCCTTCGGGCCCGCGACGTACGCCTCGATGCCCAGGATGGGCTTGATGCCCGCGTCCTTGGCCTTCTTGTAGAAGTCGATGGCGCCGAACATGTTGCCGTGGTCCGTCACGGCGACACTCGTCATCCCCTTCTCCTTCACCGTCTTGATGAGGTCCTTCATCCGGATCGCCCCATCGAGGAGCGAATAGAGGGTGTGCAGGTGGAGGTGGGTAAATGACATAGGCGTGAGGGTCCGTTCAGTGTGACGCCGGAACACTAGGGCGGCGGTCTCCTGCTCGCCAGTCCAGTGTCATGGACCCGCGCCCGCCGCGCCGCCGGAGCCAGAAATTCGGCCCCGCGGGCCTCTTGTGCCAGACCCACCGGTGGGGGTGAAGGAGTAACGCGGGGACCCGCCGGGCGCTCGCGCACGTGCCGTCGTCAGAGCGCACGCCGCGCACACTCGCCGGCCGGGGTCAGGGGAACTCCAAGTGGCGGTGCCGCGCCTACCGCGAGCGACCGCGAGACCGAGGCCGCGCGGGCGCCCCCCCCGACCGGGCCTTGACCTTGCGCGCGGGAGGCTTCGCGCCCTCCGGCCCGCCACCCAGGCTGGCGAGCACGATGCGGCGCAACAGCGCGAAGGCGGGCATGGGGTCGAACCGCGAGTCCAACTGGTGGTGCAGCGAGAGCCCGTCGAAGCACGCGCGCACGATGGCCGCGTACTGCACATCCACCGCGTCCGGAGTCGAGCCCGCGCCGTGGCGCACGTGGGCCACGGTCTGCGCGATGGTCGCGTCGCTCTCATCCAGGAGCTGGGCCACCGGGAGCTTCAGCTCGGGGTTGCGCAGCCCGAGCGCGTACAGCTCGTGGCGCAGGCGCACCTGCTCCGGCCGCTCCGCCATCAACCGCTCGCCCCAGGAGAAGCTCGCCGTCGCGAGCCGCTCCAGGGGCATCTCCTCGCGCAGCCGCTTCAGCTCCACTTCGTACTGCCGCCGCGCCTCCGCGGTGACCGCGAGCAAGAGCCCGTCCTTGCTGCCGAAGTAGTAGTGCACCAGGCCCTGGTTCACGCCCGCCTCGCGCGCCACCTCCTTCACCGTCGTGGCGTCGTAGCCCCGCTCGGACAGGACGCGATAGCCCGCGGCGATGAGGCGCTCGCGCGCGTCGGGTTCCGGAGGCGTCGTGGGCTCGGGCGTGCCGCGGGGTCGGGCCATCCAACCCACATAGGGCACCGCATTCCCACCCGCAAGCCACGGCCCGCGTGCCCGGCCGGTTGGCTTGACATGCGGCCGCTCGACCCTTAGTTAGTCGTGTAACTAATTTAGTCGAACGACTAAAAAGGGAGAGACGATGCGTACCGATTCCGTGAAGCGCGCGCAGTGGGCGAAGTGGCTGGGGGTGGCGGCGGCGTTGACGGCGGTCCCCGCGCTTGCCGATGACGCGGCGATGGGAATGGAGCGCCCGCTGCCGGGCGCGCTGCTGGTGGAGGTGCAACCGCCGGCGCTGGATGACTCGCTCGTGGGCATCCGCCTGGAGCTGTCGCCGTCTCGCGAGGCGCCGTGGGCCTTCGGTCTGGTGGCGCGCACGGGCGGATGGAGCCAGTTCGGGGCGAAGGCCCGGTTCATCGGGACGAACTCGGGCGACGTGAAGCTCAACTACGCGCTGGGCGCGGAAGGCCGCTACACGCTGGCGTCGTTCGCGGGCGGGACATTCCAGCCGTTCGTCGGGCTGACACTGGGCGCCGAGGAGTTCCACGCGCGGGCGAGCGCGGAGGACCTGGGCAGCTACACCACGGCGCTGTTCGCGGAGCCCTCGGTGGGCGCGATGTGGCGCCCCGGCGCGGGGCGGCTCGGACTGTCCGCGCGCGTGGGCCCCGGCTTCGCCACGACCGACGTGCGCGAGCTGGAGGTGGGCAACGGCAGCGGCACGCTGAAGCTGCGCTCCGTCTATCCGAGCGCGTCGCTGAGCCTGCTCGTTGTCCTGTGAACGAATCGCCGCGCCCGCGGGAAGGCGGATAGTCACCACCTGAGTCAGGGCCGGGTGGATTTCAGCGGGGAGTGCCACCACGCTCCGCCGCCGTCTGTCGTCGACCATGCGCCACACAGGAGTTGGCACCATGTGGATGCAGCGCGGAGCCCTCGCCCTGGGGGTGATGTCCTTCACATTGTTCGCGTGCGGTGGGCACGCGCCCCCTCCCCAACCTCCCACGGCCGTGAAGGTGGCGACCGTGGAGCGAGCCGGCACGGGCGCACAGGCGCGCTACTCGGCGGAGATCCAACCCGCCACGCGCGTGGACCTCGCGTTCAAGGTCGGCGGCTACGTGGAGTCCATCGCCAAGGTGCGCGACGTGGAGGGCAAGCCTCGGCTCGTGCAGGCGGGGGACGCGGTGCGCGCGGGCACCGAGCTGGCCACGCTGCGCAGGACGGACTACGCGCAGCGGCTCGCCGAGGCCCAGGCCGCGCTGGCCCAGGCACGCGCCGCCGCGGAGCAAGCGGAGCTGAACTTCGCGCGGACCTCCAAGCTCGTCGAGGGACAGGTGGCCACGCCCGCGCAGCTCGACACGGCGCGCACGCAGCGAGACAGCGCGGCCGGAGCGGTGGCCGCCGCGAGAGCCCGCGTGGAGGAGGCCCGCACGTCCCTGGCGGACACCACGCTGCGCTCACCGCTGGAGGGCGTGGTGCTCCAGCGCAACATC
It encodes the following:
- a CDS encoding efflux RND transporter periplasmic adaptor subunit produces the protein MWMQRGALALGVMSFTLFACGGHAPPPQPPTAVKVATVERAGTGAQARYSAEIQPATRVDLAFKVGGYVESIAKVRDVEGKPRLVQAGDAVRAGTELATLRRTDYAQRLAEAQAALAQARAAAEQAELNFARTSKLVEGQVATPAQLDTARTQRDSAAGAVAAARARVEEARTSLADTTLRSPLEGVVLQRNIEVGALAAPGTVAFSVAETQSVRVIFGVPDTVLPRVRLGATQAVTTQAFPGEQFEGRISRIAPSADPKSRVFEVEISIANGDQRLKPGMVAALSLGAGAPIPEELLIPLAAIVRAPGHPQSFAVFVLDESGGKPVARAREVELGEYLGRVIPVKKGLKAGERIVVTGASLLSDGEAVEVIP
- a CDS encoding TetR/AcrR family transcriptional regulator is translated as MARPRGTPEPTTPPEPDARERLIAAGYRVLSERGYDATTVKEVAREAGVNQGLVHYYFGSKDGLLLAVTAEARRQYEVELKRLREEMPLERLATASFSWGERLMAERPEQVRLRHELYALGLRNPELKLPVAQLLDESDATIAQTVAHVRHGAGSTPDAVDVQYAAIVRACFDGLSLHHQLDSRFDPMPAFALLRRIVLASLGGGPEGAKPPARKVKARSGGAPARPRSRGRSR
- the dnaE gene encoding DNA polymerase III subunit alpha, which gives rise to MSFTHLHLHTLYSLLDGAIRMKDLIKTVKEKGMTSVAVTDHGNMFGAIDFYKKAKDAGIKPILGIEAYVAGPKGREDRSEKVAHHLILIAKNAEGYANLRYLSSTAYMDGFYYHPRMDKKVLADHSKGLFALTACLGGEVTSACFRGDMDHARRAAQEYKDIFEPGHFFLEVQSNGMPEQDKANENLKQLSRDLDIPLCATADAHYIKREDARAHELLMCIASGKTLADNKRMKHSTDKLYVTSPQEMIEAFRDIPEAVHNTQRIAEQCNLELKLGKPMLPTFKVPDSHTPDSFMAELSFQGLRERFEELHGKYPIDREAYLARLNLELGVIQKMGFSGYFLIVQDFINWAKKQNIPVGPGRGSGAGSLVAYALRITDLDPIPYNLLFERFLNPERVSMPDFDIDFCQDRRDEVIKYVGRKYGEMNVGQIITFGSLKAKSVLRDVCRVFGLPFSEGDRIAKLVPEVLNITLKEAIEMEPRLKEMLEKPTNIGEVEGKPVTTKDVLEIALALEGLHRQAGMHAAGVVIADKPLWEFVPVYQPPGEKILITQFAKDEVEAAGLVKFDFLGLKTLTVIQHALDLVNRNHNKEILRHEIPLTDDKVWELMAKGDTAGVFQMESSGFTEMVMKLKPSCFEDVIAAGALYRPGPLDSGMVDVFINRKHGREPVTYPHPALEPVLKDTYGVIVYQEQVMQISQVLGGYTLGRADLLRRAMGKKKAEVMQAERAGFLDGCKANNVDLKVAGEIFDLMEKFAEYGFNKSHSAAYGLVTLHTAWLKAHYPCEFMAALLTSEKDNTDKVVKHIGEARESGLQVLPPDVNQSDLAFGAVEGKIRFGLGAIKGVGEGAIESILDARKDGSFKSLFDFCERVDSRRVNRKVLEALVKAGAFDFEKRPRRQIFETIEKALNRGSASQKDKAAGQSSLFGMLAGPATGGGGGLKDDYVDTEEWPEKERLALEKEAIGFYVSGHPLHQYDKELKRYARPLTAVQRARRDEKITVAGIITTLRERPTKTGKRMAWVTIEDLSGSIELVCFPGKDGTRNVMGKDGKWAKQGPKPGFEHWESLLKSDDPILVTGSVQISQRDEDAPTAELIVEDIQSLKAVREKRTKRLELRVPVDLLTEDRLTKLNELAKKYAGATPVAVSVLFQGEAEAYIGGTSLKVQVTDDLLLAVDKLFGLRVVEFG